From a single Lolium rigidum isolate FL_2022 chromosome 7, APGP_CSIRO_Lrig_0.1, whole genome shotgun sequence genomic region:
- the LOC124675566 gene encoding putative disease resistance protein RGA1 has protein sequence MEETASSGVLDPARLAQEAPKLVRSASRAMEGLVTEIQSCDGSRRPRSCDLKVGSPELGRLEAYMLEIWALSAGAEPQRAGDKALALQARDTLYFIQFLQDKIDYGRLQSTLSNQPKELLPALMCCLPFSASSKPRRKITRGIKVVNQETLKIGHLLEKGAGPSPNPPRLQLPGAGSERVVFGRDKERDDILQMLIQPSHKAAPEMMAVSVVGMGGIGKTTLAQMVFNDARVSHHFGVRCWVNVSTSSNKMELAVEILRSAQPAWGGSLDKMVDFQMILSELSRFFASKMCLIVLDDVCNSTDGIWPDILTALKSAEIGSRILATSRFNKVPHMLSASQVYTVDPLNSDDCWALLKEHAFPSDHQDIYQDLQPIGEQIAAKLNGSPLAAKVVGGLLGDTGSKDHWIKIMEAGLQDNTLFSALRLSYKYLPVHLKRCFAYCSLFPRDYKFDPAHLSRLWIAEGFVEPRCKPEKRMEDIAREYFDQLLSRSFFQEVKLGPKTYYLVHDLLHDLAASVAEEDCFRIDDGMNCDIPPTVCHISVTMNSLPVLTSFRGLEKVRTLLIRPSLQSSSSCPQEDFAVNLKTILEKSKHLRVLDLSGYNCKELPCCIDNFLHLRYLSIHGSIQRLPESIGKLLHLQTLCFTGKCYLEKLPASISKLVNLRHLIVETKYTAELVGIGQMTNIQGSLELHVEKRKGRKLEELKNIRGLRGLLKIKGLENVSNYEEACKAELNRKPYLHSLNLEWSSASRNNPPPADAKVLEGLQPHKDIKVLNIRRYCGTQVPNWLQSLQQLHSLHLTNCRSLAMLPPLGHLGSLRYLHMKELCAVDRIGHEFYGTGDVAFPSLRFLEFDDFPKLHDWSGIEDRNSFPCLERLVIMDCPELVEIPALLPATRDVTIERTLFMPYMRLALFSSSTEKLQLDVHATSVHFNGLLHKKHLEAIVALNISGAEQVVATEDIASLFSLQRLQLCRCNFTDHSFGRFLQAVPCLSSLSLQIIDLPRVTSLPASETLSFSTVLTELSIRNCQMFQSMSSLQSFDSLKFLVIERCPKVTATSFPSDFRSLSSLKVLRISYCSELQSLPACGLPSSLETLHIIGCHPELSRQSGNRNGYYFEKLAMVPTVLIQ, from the coding sequence atggaggaaACCGCGTCATCGGGCGTTCTGGATCCTGCTAGGTTGGCGCAGGAGGCGCCGAAGCTGGTCCGGTCGGCTTCTCGAGCCATGGAGGGACTGGTCACCGAGATCCAGTCATGCGACGGGAGCCGTCGGCCTAGGAGTTGCGACTTGAAGGTGGGCAGCCCCGAGCTTGGGCGTCTCGAGGCCTATATGCTCGAGATATGGGCCCTCTCTGCCGGCGCTGAGCCGCAGCGTGCCGGCGACAAGGCGCTGGCTCTGCAGGCAAGGGACACCCTCTACTTCATCCAGTTCCTGCAAGACAAGATCGACTACGGTAGGCTTCAATCCACTCTTAGTAATCAACCCAAAGAGCTCCTTCCCGCTCTCATGTGCTGCCTTCCGTTTTCTGCGTCGTCGAAACCACGACGCAAGATCACGAGAGGCATCAAAGTTGTGAATCAAGAAACACTCAAGATTGGCCATCTGCTGGAGAAGGGCGCAGGCCCATCGCCAAACCCGCCGCGGCTGCAGTTGCCTGGTGCAGGCAGTGAGAGGGTGGTGTTTGGGCGCGATAAGGAGAGGGATGATATCCTGCAGATGCTCATTCAGCCATCCCACAAGGCTGCTCCGGAGATGATGGCCGTCTCCGTTGTTGGTATGGGAGGAATCGGCAAGACCACGCTCGCTCAAATGGTTTTCAATGATGCAAGAGTCAGCCACCATTTTGGTGTCAGATGTTGGGTAAATGTCTCCACTAGTTCCAACAAGATGGAGCTCGCGGTAGAGATCTTAAGGTCAGCCCAGCCAGCTTGGGGTGGCTCTCTTGACAAGATGGTGGATTTCCAAATGATTCTGTCAGAGCTCAGTCGATTTTTTGCTTCCAAGATGTGCCTGATTGTTCTTGATGATGTATGTAATAGCACAGATGGAATTTGGCCGGATATCCTCACTGCTCTAAAGTCTGCTGAGATTGGGAGCAGAATTTTGGCGACTTCTCGCTTCAACAAGGTGCCTCACATGCTGAGCGCATCGCAGGTCTACACCGTAGATCCACTAAATAGCGATGATTGCTGGGCCCTGCTCAAGGAACATGCTTTTCCAAGTGATCACCAGGATATCTATCAAGATCTTCAGCCGATCGGGGAGCAGATTGCTGCAAAACTCAATGGATCCCCTCTTGCTGCCAAAGTGGTGGGAGGTCTGCTGGGAGATACAGGGAGCAAAGATCACTGGATAAAAATCATGGAGGCAGGATTACAAGATAACACTCTTTTCTCTGCCCTACGCTTGAGCTATAAGTACCTGCCGGTACACCTCAAGAGATGCTTTGCATATTGCAGTTTGTTTCCACGGGACTATAAGTTTGATCCAGCACACTTGTCCCGCCTTTGGATTGCCGAGGGTTTTGTTGAACCAAGATGCAAGCCTGAGAAAAGGATGGAAGACATAGCTAGAGAATATTTTGATCAGCTCCTTTCACGCTCATTCTTCCAGGAAGTCAAGCTTGGACCCAAGACGTACTACTTGGTTCATGACTTACTCCATGATCTTGCTGCCTCTGTTGCAGAGGAGGACTGCTTCCGTATTGATGATGGCATGAACTGTGACATCCCGCCAACAGTGTGCCATATCTCCGTCACCATGAACAGTCTACCTGTTCTCACAAGCTTCCGTGGGCTAGAAAAGGTGCGCACCTTGTTAATCAGACCATCACTTCAGTCCTCCTCCAGTTGCCCCCAAGAGGATTTTGCTGTAAATTTAAAAACTATCCTCGAGAAGTCAAAACATTTGCGTGTTCTTGATCTCAGTGGTTATAACTGCAAAGAGTTGCCCTGCTGCATTGATAACTTTCTGCACCTCCGTTACCTATCTATTCATGGCTCCATTCAGAGGCTTCCTGAGTCGATTGGCAAGCTTCTGCATCTGCAAACATTGTGCTTCACTGGGAAATGTTACCTTGAGAAGCTTCCTGCAAGCATCAGTAAGCTCGTCAATTTGCGGCACCTTATTGTTGAAACAAAGTATACTGCAGAATTGGTCGGCATTGGTCAGATGACAAACATTCAGGGATCACTTGAACTCCACGTTGAGAAGAGGAAAGGGCGCAAACTAGAAGAGTTGAAGAacatccgtggtcttcgtgggtTACTAAAGATAAAAGGTCTAGAAAATGTATCAAACTATGAAGAAGCCTGCAAAGCTGAGTTGAATAGGAAACCATATCTTCATTCTCTAAATCTGGAATGGAGCTCCGCTAGTAGAAATAACCCCCCTCCTGCTGATGCCAAGGTACTTGAAGGCCTACAGCCGCACAAAGACATAAAGGTACTAAATATTAGAAGGTATTGCGGCACCCAAGTTCCCAATTGGCTACAGTCACTGCAGCAGCTGCATTCCTTGCACCTTACCAATTGCAGGAGTTTAGCCATGCTTCCTCCATTGGGGCATTTGGGGTCACTCAGATACTTGCACATGAAGGAGCTGTGTGCAGTTGACCGAATCGGGCATGAGTTTTATGGCACTGGTGATGTGGCATTTCCATCCCTAAGATTCCTTGAATTTGATGATTTCCCAAAGTTGCATGACTGGTCTGGAATAGAAGACCGAAATTCATTTCCATGCCTTGAAAGATTAGTTATAATGGATTGTCCAGAATTGGTTGAAATTCCGGCCTTGCTCCCAGCCACTCGTGATGTTACCATTGAGCGTACACTGTTCATGCCATATATGAGGCTTGCCCTTTTCTCTTCAAGTACAGAGAAGCTCCAGCTGGATGTTCACGCAACTTCAGTCCACTTCAACGGGTTACTTCATAAAAAGCACCTAGAAGCCATTGTAGCCTTGAACATAAGTGGTGCTGAGCAAGTCGTTGCTACTGAAGATATAGCGTCCCTTTTTTCTCTACAAAGGCTGCAGCTTTGTCGGTGCAATTTCACTGACCATAGCTTTGGTAGGTTTCTCCAGGCTGTGCCTTGTCTGTCCTCGCTATCGCTGCAGATAATAGACCTTCCTAGAGTAACATCTCTTCCAGCATCTGAAACACTTAGTTTCAGCACAGTGCTCACTGAGTTGTCCATACGCAACTGTCAGATGTTTCAATCTATGTCGTCATTGCAGTCTTTTGATTCACTGAAGTTCTTGGTGATTGAGAGATGTCCTAAAGTAACCGCAACATCATTTCCGTCAGACTTTAGAAGCCTATCATCTCTCAAGGTGCTGAGAATATCATACTGCTCGGAGCTCCAATCTTTACCGGCGTGTGGTCTGCCATCCTCACTGGAAACACTTCATATTATTGGGTGCCACCCGGAGTTGTCCAGGCAATCAGGAAACAGGAATGGATATTACTTTGAGAAGCTTGCAATGGTACCTACCGTATTGATTCAATGA